One window of the Leptospira ryugenii genome contains the following:
- a CDS encoding UDP-galactose-lipid carrier transferase: MKEKETPNRILNLNDILHFPSLEKEEYKTLLKQYKDRIRRATLYAKEKERPLIFVFEGWDAAGKGGAIRRLTQEIDPRLYEVHNISAPDVQEKNRHYLWRFWKRLPNKGSVGIFDRSWYGRVLVERVEGFCSEEEWSRAYEEIVLFEEQLAHFGAIILKFWLHISSEEQLSRFEARKNDPLKRWKLTEEDWRNRDKWPLYTEAANEMFLRTDTNFAPWILVPAIDKYYARIKVLSNVCQTLEDELKIPKKFR, translated from the coding sequence ATGAAAGAAAAAGAAACTCCCAACCGTATCCTCAATCTAAATGATATACTTCATTTCCCAAGTTTGGAAAAAGAGGAGTACAAAACACTATTAAAACAATACAAGGATAGGATCAGGCGAGCAACTTTATACGCCAAAGAAAAGGAAAGACCACTTATTTTCGTGTTTGAAGGATGGGATGCAGCAGGGAAGGGTGGAGCCATTCGCCGCCTAACACAGGAAATTGACCCTCGCCTCTATGAGGTTCACAATATTTCGGCTCCTGATGTCCAAGAAAAAAATCGCCACTACTTATGGCGTTTTTGGAAACGACTCCCCAATAAAGGCTCGGTAGGTATTTTTGATCGGTCTTGGTATGGAAGAGTCCTCGTCGAACGAGTAGAAGGTTTTTGTAGTGAAGAAGAATGGTCAAGAGCTTACGAAGAAATTGTTCTTTTTGAGGAACAATTAGCTCATTTCGGTGCGATCATATTAAAATTTTGGCTTCACATTTCCAGCGAAGAACAGCTTTCCCGGTTTGAAGCTCGGAAAAATGACCCCTTAAAACGTTGGAAACTCACCGAGGAAGACTGGCGAAACCGAGACAAATGGCCGCTCTATACGGAAGCCGCCAATGAGATGTTTTTGCGGACGGATACCAACTTTGCCCCTTGGATCCTAGTTCCTGCCATTGACAAATACTATGCGAGGATCAAAGTTCTTTCCAATGTTTGCCAAACCTTAGAAGATGAGTTAAAAATACCCAAAAAGTTCCGTTGA
- a CDS encoding HIT family protein, translating to MLNCPICESIRNREAVVQESEFWLVRKAPAQKGLDGYLYLECKRHVESWFELTPEEWADFGKGMELGVSQIASEDVRPDKLYLAAIAEKVPHLHIHIVPRYESNEKGIPHLDKALGTGFLPSP from the coding sequence ATGCTAAATTGCCCCATTTGCGAAAGTATCAGAAACCGAGAAGCTGTAGTCCAAGAGTCCGAGTTTTGGCTGGTCCGAAAAGCCCCAGCTCAGAAAGGCTTGGATGGATACCTCTACCTAGAATGCAAACGTCACGTGGAATCTTGGTTTGAATTGACACCAGAAGAATGGGCTGATTTTGGAAAGGGGATGGAATTAGGTGTCTCTCAAATTGCATCGGAGGATGTAAGGCCCGATAAACTCTACTTGGCTGCCATCGCAGAGAAAGTACCTCACCTCCACATTCACATAGTTCCTAGGTATGAAAGTAATGAAAAGGGCATCCCACATTTGGACAAAGCTCTAGGGACCGGTTTTTTACCGAGTCCATAA
- a CDS encoding polyphosphate kinase yields MWNDAPMDRLQKIEPPQKLKEDDEALESLQERLFILQKTAYDQGIANIFLLEGWSSSGRGESLKDLTVRLDPRKFKVYSPFVHQSEDRGYPFLWNFWQYLPRFGEMLFYLNTYYGRLVFLQAMDKIKEDEYQRRLLSIRHTERILTKDKVQFHKFFLHVSAKELDRRTEKAKKEKNAWALNDYDLYQTKKYKKFQKIFNQILSDSESEFAPWTILLADDTYSAKIALIQNIIERLESSLGIDSKQKLELVVKGVDLLP; encoded by the coding sequence ATGTGGAATGATGCACCCATGGATCGATTGCAAAAGATAGAACCTCCCCAAAAATTAAAGGAAGACGATGAGGCCCTAGAATCTTTACAAGAGCGTCTTTTTATTTTGCAAAAGACAGCCTATGACCAAGGCATTGCCAATATTTTTTTGTTGGAAGGTTGGTCGTCGAGTGGAAGGGGCGAAAGCCTCAAGGATCTAACTGTAAGGCTTGATCCTCGTAAGTTCAAAGTGTACTCCCCCTTTGTCCACCAATCTGAAGATAGAGGCTATCCATTCCTTTGGAATTTTTGGCAATACCTACCTCGATTCGGAGAAATGTTATTTTATTTAAATACATACTATGGACGTTTGGTCTTCCTCCAAGCCATGGATAAAATCAAAGAAGACGAATACCAAAGGAGATTGCTTTCGATACGCCATACAGAAAGAATTCTTACTAAAGACAAAGTTCAGTTCCATAAATTTTTTTTACATGTTTCTGCAAAGGAGTTAGATCGTCGAACCGAGAAGGCCAAAAAAGAAAAAAATGCATGGGCACTGAATGATTACGATTTGTACCAAACAAAGAAATATAAAAAGTTTCAGAAGATTTTCAATCAGATTCTCTCGGATTCAGAAAGTGAATTCGCTCCCTGGACTATCCTTTTGGCGGATGATACATACTCCGCTAAAATTGCACTCATCCAAAACATCATTGAGAGATTGGAATCATCCTTAGGTATTGATTCCAAACAAAAGTTAGAGTTAGTAGTGAAGGGAGTTGATCTATTGCCATGA